One Tenrec ecaudatus isolate mTenEca1 chromosome 12, mTenEca1.hap1, whole genome shotgun sequence DNA segment encodes these proteins:
- the MC3R gene encoding melanocortin receptor 3, which produces MDASSSCCLLPAQPMLPNASGAPTAPASANQSSSRFCEQVFIRPEVFLVLGIVSLLENALVILAVARNDNLHSPMYFFLCSLAVADLLVSVSNALETVMIAVVNSDSLAFEDQFIQHMDNVFDSMICISLVASICNLLAIAVDRYVTIFYALRYHSIMTVRKALGLIAAIWVSCGVCGVVFIIHSESKMVIVCLITLFFAMLLLMGTLYVHMFLFARLHVKRIAVLPPADGATPPQHSCLKGAVTVTILLGVFIFCWAPFFLHLVFIITCPTNPYCVCYMAHFNAYLVLIMCNSVIDPLIYAFRSLELRSTFKEILCGCKSLALG; this is translated from the coding sequence ATGGACGCCTCCTCTTCCTGTTGCCTGCTGCCGGCCCAGCCAATGCTGCCCAATGCCTCAGGCGCCCCCACGGCCCCAGCCTCGGCCAACCAGAGCAGCAGCAGGTTCTGCGAGCAGGTCTTCATTCGGCCCGAGGTCTTCCTGGTGCTGGGCATCGTCAGCTTGCTGGAGAACGCCCTGGTCATCCTGGCCGTGGCCCGCAATGACAACCTGCActcccccatgtacttcttcctctgcAGCCTGGCCGTGGCCGACCTGCTGGTGAGTGTGTCCAATGCCCTGGAGACCGTCATGATCGCCGTGGTCAACAGCGACAGCCTGGCCTTCGAGGACCAGTTCATCCAGCACATGGACAACGTCTTCGACTCCATGATCTGCATCTCCCTGGTGGCCTCCATCTGCAACCTGCTGGCCATTGCCGTCGACAGGTATGTGACCATCTTCTATGCGCTGCGTTACCACAGCATCATGACCGTCAGGAAGGCGCTGGGCCTCATCGCGGCCATCTGGGTCAGCTGCGGTGTCTGCGGCGTGGTCTTCATCATCCACTCCGAGAGCAAGATGGTCATCGTGTGCCTCATCACCCTGTTCTTCGCCATGCTGCTGCTCATGGGCACGCTCTACGTGCACATGTTCCTCTTCGCCCGGCTGCATGTCAAGCGCATCGCGGTCCTGCCCCCCGCCGACGGGGCGACCCCGCCCCAGCACTCGTGCTTGAAGGGCGCTGTCACCGTCACCATCCTGCTAGGGGTGTTCATCTTCTGCTGGGCGCCCTTCTTCCTCCACCTGGTCTTCATCATCACCTGCCCCACCAACCCCTACTGCGTGTGCTACATGGCCCACTTCAACGCCTACCTGGTGCTCATCATGTGCAACTCCGTCATCGACCCCCTCATCTACGCCTTCCGCAGCCTGGAGCTGCGCAGCACCTTCAAGGAGATCCTGTGCGGCTGCAAAAGCCTGGCCCTGGGCTAG